One window of the Pyxicephalus adspersus chromosome 5, UCB_Pads_2.0, whole genome shotgun sequence genome contains the following:
- the CEBPD gene encoding CCAAT/enhancer-binding protein delta codes for MSALSMSLESRCVSPYAAWCMEPANFYEQRVSASPSHCKPRAMCEDTEPPVGSSTLAELSAAPAIYDDESAIDFSSYIDSMTSVPNLELCNDELFADLFNSKNGERAESGADYLSGLLAPHFSNTAKPPHLKQEPDWSDSDVSSSLPCQIATCAQTSMSLQPTPPTSPEPCSATSSACPSPSSSTNKDRASKKNVDRFSPEYRQRRERNNIAVRKSRDKAKKRNLDMQQKLLELSSENEKLHKRIDMLTRDLTNLRHFFKQLPPTATTFLGSIDCR; via the coding sequence ATGAGTGCCCTGTCTATGAGTCTGGAGAGCCGCTGTGTGTCCCCCTATGCAGCCTGGTGCATGGAGCCCGCAAACTTCTACGAGCAGCGGGTGAGCGCCTCCCCCAGCCACTGCAAGCCCCGGGCCATGTGTGAGGACACCGAGCCCCCGGTGGGCAGCAGCACCCTGGCGGAGCTCAGCGCAGCCCCGGCCATCTACGACGACGAGAGCGCCATAGACTTCAGCTCGTACATCGACTCCATGACCTCCGTGCCCAACCTGGAGCTGTGCAACGACGAGCTATTCGCCGACCTCTTCAACAGCAAGAACGGCGAGCGGGCAGAGAGCGGGGCGGACTACCTGAGCGGCCTCCTGGCCCCGCACTTCAGTAACACCGCCAAGCCGCCTCACCTGAAGCAAGAACCCGACTGGAGCGACAGCGACGTCTCCTCGTCCCTGCCCTGCCAGATCGCCACCTGTGCCCAGACCAGCATGAGCCTGCAGCCCACCCCGCCCACCTCTCCCGAGCCCTGCTCCGCCACCAGCTCCGCCTGcccctctccttcctcctccaCCAACAAGGACAGGGCCAGCAAGAAGAACGTAGACCGCTTCAGCCCGGAGTACCGGCAGCGGAGGGAGCGGAACAACATAGCGGTGAGGAAGAGCCGGGACAAGGCGAAGAAACGCAACCTGGACATGCAGCAGAAACTGCTGGAACTCTCCTCAGAGAATGAGAAGCTGCACAAGAGGATCGACATGCTCACCAGGGACCTAACCAACCTCAGACATTTCTTCAAACAGCTGCCCCCCACTGCCACCACCTTCCTGGGCAGCATTGACTGCCGGTAA